The following are from one region of the Arachis duranensis cultivar V14167 chromosome 10, aradu.V14167.gnm2.J7QH, whole genome shotgun sequence genome:
- the LOC110272499 gene encoding NADPH-dependent aldehyde reductase-like protein, chloroplastic has product MASPAQGQGGTTFSSTQTQTLPLQDRVAIVTGSSRGIGRQIALHLSSLGARLVLNYSSSNSSPADSLAAQINATSASSALPQAIVVRADISDPTQVRHLFDSAENAFNSPVHILVNSAGTLDPKQPSIADTSDESFDHVFAVNARGAFLCAREAANRLKRGGGGRIILLSSSQVAALRPGFGAYTASKAAVEAMTKILAKELKGTGITANCVTPGPITTELFFSSRTEEQVQKLIEESPMQRLGETKDVAPLVGFLASDAGEWVNGQVIRVNGGYV; this is encoded by the coding sequence ATGGCTTCACCAGCACAGGGACAGGGCGGTACTACTTTTTCTTCCACACAAACCCAAACTCTTCCACTGCAAGACAGGGTGGCTATAGTGACTGGCTCCTCACGTGGAATCGGTCGTCAAATCGCCCTCCACCTCTCTTCACTCGGAGCCCGACTCGTACTCAACTACTCCTCTTCCAACTCCTCCCCAGCCGACTCACTCGCCGCCCAAATCAACGCTACCTCCGCCTCCTCTGCGCTCCCGCAAGCCATCGTAGTCCGCGCTGACATCTCCGACCCCACTCAGGTCCGGCACCTCTTCGACTCCGCCGAGAACGCCTTCAACTCGCCGGTTCACATCCTCGTCAACTCCGCCGGAACCCTAGATCCCAAGCAGCCCTCCATCGCCGACACCTCCGACGAGAGCTTCGACCATGTCTTCGCCGTGAACGCCAGGGGCGCCTTCCTGTGCGCGCGGGAGGCGGCGAACCGGCTGAAGCGCGGCGGCGGGGGGCGGATCATACTGTTGTCTTCGTCGCAGGTGGCGGCACTAAGGCCGGGGTTCGGCGCGTACACGGCGTCAAAGGCGGCAGTGGAGGCGATGACGAAGATCCTGGCGAAGGAGCTGAAGGGGACGGGGATCACCGCGAATTGCGTGACGCCGGGGCCGATCACGACGGAGTTGTTCTTCAGTAGCAGGACGGAGGAGCAGGTTCAGAAGCTGATTGAGGAGTCGCCGATGCAGAGACTTGGGGAGACCAAGGATGTGGCTCCTCTGGTTGGGTTTCTTGCCTCTGATGCTGGCGAATGGGTCAACGGTCAGGTTATTCGAGTCAACGGCGGTTACGTGTAA